DNA from Xanthomonas hyacinthi:
CCGCCGACTGCTTGAGTCCAGCGGCACTATTGCCCGGGCGCGGTCACGGCGGTGGGGGAAGATACGCCGGCAGGAAGGCATCCATAGCGCTGAGCACGGCGGCTTGCCGGCGAGCAGGATCGGGGGTGGGGTCCAGTCCCCATAGTTGCCGCTCCAATATGCCCGCTTCGCACAGCGACTTGAAGTAAAGCCCGGCCTGCCGGAGCGGCGCGCGCCGCAGCAGTCCACGCTCCATCAGGCTTTCGAGTGCGTCGCAGATCGACAGCAATGTCCGCTTGGGGCCGTTCTCGTAGAAGGTCCGGCTCAGCTGCGGCTGGCGTCCGGCTGCGCCGATGATCAGACGGTTCAGCGCGACGACGTTCGGCCGCGTGGTCAGATCCAGATAAGCCACGCCCAGCCGCAGCAGGCTCTGCCGCAGATCGGCGTCATCCTTCGAGGCCTCGAGGGCGGCGAAGCCGCCATGGCCGGCTTCCACGACGAATGCCTCGAACAAGGCGTCCTTGCTCGGGTAGTAACCATAGAGTGTGACCTTGGAGGTGCCGGCCGCCGCCGCGATGGCCTCCATGGTCACCGCGTCGAAGCCGCGTTCGGTGAAGAGCTTGCCGGCGGTGTTTACAAAGCTCAGCCGGCGGGCTTCGGTTTTCTTGCGCATCTGGGTGGTCTCGTCGATTCTGAAGGAAAGGCCCTTCGGCGCCCGGTTGCCAATGTAGGAACGGCGCAGTGAGCATAGCTTATAACTGAACGATACCGTAAAGTAATGTTGACGCGGCTTGCCTTTCACCTTATAACTATACGAGTTCGTTCACTTATGCGATGGATCCGTGGACAACCCGATGCTCTCCTCGCCACCAATGCCGAGTCTCCGCATGGATAGTGCCGCCGCCGCAGCGTTGCGCATGACGCTGGCGGCGTTGCTGGCGCTTGCGATCGCCGCAGGCTTGGGAATCCATCATCCATGGTGGGCGGCGATGACGGTCTGGCTGGTTGCGCAGCCTACCCGCGGCCTGCTGCTGGAACGCGGCCTGGCTCGGCTTGCCGGAACCGCGCTCGGCGCCCTCGTCGGTGCGTTGATCCTGCGCGGGTTCGGTGGCGACCCCGCATTGCTGCTTGCGGCGATCGCCTGCTGGCTGGCGCTGTGTGCGGGATTGGGCAGCATGTTCCGCCATTTCCGCAATTACGGCGTCGTCCTGGCCGGCTATACCGCCGCGATCGTGGTGCTGTTCGGCTTCGACGATGGGGCGTTGGACGCGGGGCTGGCGCTGGACCGCGTCGTCTGCACGGTGCTCGGCATCGTCTGCGTCACCCTCGCCTCGATCCATGGCGTACCTGCGGCGCGCGGCGAGAACGCGGCCGTGCGCCTCGATGCGCTGCAGCGCTGTTGCCTGGCGAGGGTAGAGGCGCATCTGCGCGGAGCCGAACCGGCGCCGCCAGGGCCGGTCATCGCCGGGATCGGGGCGCTTGACCAGGCCATCGATGTCGACCTGGCCGGTTCCCTGAGCGGACGGCGCGTCGCGCTGCGAATGCGGCGCGTCTGCGCCCTGTTGCTGGAGCTGGTTGCGCTGACGCTGCGACCGGGCGCAATCGCCTCCGGCCTGCCAGCCATGGCGGAGAGTGCCGATGATCGGCTGGCTGTACTGTCCAGGCACGCCCTGGCGGTGGAGCAACCCGCCCTGGCCGATGCGCTCGATGAGCTGCGACAGGCGCGGCGCGGACCCGATGCCGCGCTCCTCGACGCCCGGGTGTTGGACATCGACCTGGCGGCCATGCTGCGTGCGGCCTTGCGCCCGGCCCTCGCTCTGGCCATCGCAGGAGCGCTCTGGTGGAGTACGGGCTGGCAGATGGGCGCGATGATGGCGATGACGGCCGCGCTTTTCGCATCGCTCTTCTCCAGCAATGACCAGGGCAATCAGGCACTGATCCACGTGCTCATCGGCTCGCTGCTGGGCGCGGTGGCCGGCGTCGGCACGCGCCTGTTGCTGCCGCATGCCGACGGCCTGCCGTCGGTGTTGCTCTGCATCGCTCCGGTCCTGTTGCTGGGCGCCTGGCTGATGCAGCGGCCTGCCACGGCCAAGATGGCGATTGATCTCAATATGACGTTCCTGCTCACGGCGCAGCCCGGCCTGCCCCCGGTGCTGGCTGCGGTGGCACTGCACCAGGCGGCGGGAATCATCGCCGGCGTGCTGGTGGCGGTTGCGACCTTCTGGCTGATCTTGCCGGCGAACCCCAAGGAGCGCCGGCGGCTGCTGACGCGGCGCATCGCGCGCCTTGGCCGACGCCTGGAGCAGGCGCCGGATGTTGCGGCTGCGGCCTGCGCGCATCGTGGCCTGCGCGCCGCGCAGCTGCGGCTGCTGGCCTGTACCGACCCGGCGAGGGAGCCGGCCGACGCCTTGCATTGCCTTGCGTGGGCGCGGCGCGTGCTGACCCGCCGCAGGTTGCTCGCCAACGCCGCGATACCGCGTTCCAAGACCGGCGCCGCCGTGGCGGCGCATGCCGAAAGTGTGTGTCTACATCCGACCAAGGACAACATCGATGAACAAGAGCCAAGACCAAAATAAATTCTCCAGTCAGTACATCGCTGGCCAGTGGCGTCCCGGCACCGCCGGGACGGTGCTGCAGGACCGCAATCCCTACGACCAGAGCCTGCTGACCGAGATCGCCGATGCCTCGCGCGCCGACCTGGATGCGGCCTACCGTTCCGCCGAGGCGGTGCAGCGCGACTGGGCACGCGCCTTGCCGGGCGAGCGCGCCGCGGTGTTCTTGCGCGCCGCCGCGGTCATCGACCGGCGCCATGCCGAGATCGTCGACTGGCTCATCGCCGAATCCGGCAGCACGCGGCTCAAGGCCGAGATGGAATGGGGCTCGCTACGCGCCGGCACGCTGGCGGCCGCGACCATGCCCAGCCGCGTGGCTGGCCGCATCCTGCCGGTGGACGTCGCCGGCAAGGAGAGCCGTGTGTATCGAAGCCCGATCGGCGTGGTGGGAGTGATCAGCCCGTGGAACTGGCCGCTGCACCTGTCCAACCGCTCGGTCGCCCCGGCGCTGGCGCTGGGCAATGGCGTGGTGCTCAAGCCGGCCGAGGATACGCCGGTGACCGGCGGCCTGCTGCTGGCGAGCATCTACGAGGAGGCGGGGCTTCCGCCCGGGCTGTTCAACGTCGTCGTCGGCCAGGTCAGCGAAATCGGCGATGCCTTCACCCTGCATCCCATTCCGAAATTCATCTCCTTCACCGGCTCGACCCGTGTCGGACGGCGCATCGGCGAACTGGCCGTCACCGGACCCAGGCTCAAGCGCGTCGGCCTGGAGCTCGGCGGCAATGCGCCGTGCGTAGTCCTGGACGATGCAGACCTGGAACGGGCCGTGACCGGGGCGATCGTCGGCCGCTTCCTGCACCAGGGCCAGATCTGCATGAGCAGCAACCGCATCATCGTCCAGGCGCCGCTCTACGACCGCTTCGTGGAGGCCTTCGTCGAGCGCGCACGCGGGCTGAAGGTGGGCGATCCCAATCTCGCCGAGACCGTGATCGGTCCGTTGATCAACGCCCGCCAGCTGCAGGCGGCGACGGAACGCCTGGCCGCGGCGCGGGCCCAGGGGCTGCGCCAGGTGCTGGGCGGAGCGCCGATCGGCCAGGTACTGCCGCCGCAGGTGTTCGTCGATGTCGCCAACGACTCGGCGCTGGCGCAGACCGAGCAGTTCTGCCCGATCGCCCCGCTGATCCGCGCCACCGACGAGGAGGATGCGCTGCGCATTGCCAACGACACCGAGTTCGGTCTCTCCAGTGCGGTGTTCACCCGCGACGAGGCGCGCGGCCTGCGCTTCGCGCGCCGGATCGAGGCCGGCATGACCCATATCAACGACATTACTCCGAACGACGACCCGTCGAACATGTTCGGCGGCGAGAAGAACAGCGGTATCGGCCGCTTCAACAGCGACTGGATCATTGCCGAGTTGACCACCGACCACTGGATCAGCGTGCAGCAGGAAGCCTGCGCCTATCCGTTCTGAAACATTTGTCCGAAACATCTGCCGGCGACGCAGGCGGCGCGCCTCTCGCCAGCCCTGACCTCTCAAAGGACCAAGCCATGAGCATGCTGTTTCCCACAACCCCCGAATTTACCGGGCTGTACAAGCCCAGCCGCGTCGAAGCCGACGTGGTCGACCTCGAGATCGAGGGCGAAGTGCCCGCCGAACTTGCAGGCGTCTTCTTCCAGGTCTCGCCGGATTCCCACTATCCGCCGATGCTGGGCAAGGACATCTTCTTCAACGGCGACGGCCTGGTCAGCGCCTTCCGCTTCGACCGTGGCCGGGTCAGCCTCCGGCGCCGCTACGTGCAGACCGACCGCCTGCTGGCGCAGCGTCGCGAGGGGCGCTCGCTCACCGGCGTCTATCGCAACGTCTATACCAACGATCCGCTGGCGGCCGCGAACAACACCACGGCCAACACCACGGTGCTGTTCCATGGCGGCGTGCTGCTGGCGATGAAGGAGGATGCGCTTCCCTACGCGCTCGACCCGCACACGCTGCAGACCCGCGGGGTCTGGGACTTCGGCGGGCAGATCACCTCCGCCACGTTCACCGCGCATCCCAAGCTCGACCCCGACAACGGCGACCTGCTGTGCTTTGCCTATGAAGCCAAGGGCGACGGCACGCCGGACATCGCGTATTTCGAGATCGACGCCGCGGGCAGACTCAAGAAGGAAGTGTGGTTCAAGGCGCCGTATGCGGCGATGATCCATGACTTCGCGGTCACCGAGAAGCACGTCGTGTTCCCGCTCATTCCGTTGACCGTGGACCTGGAGCGCATGCGCCAGGGCGGGCAGCATTTCCAGTGGCAGCCCGACCTGCCGCAGCTGTTCGGCGTACTGCCGCGCGACGGCGGCGCCGAGGATATCCGCTGGTTCACCGGCCCGAAGGATGGTTTCCAAGGCCATACCCTCAACGCCTATGAAGAGCATGGCCGGCTTCACCTGGACATGCCGGTGACCTCGGGCAACGTCTTTTATTTCTTCCCGCAGGCCGACGGCTCGGTGCCGTCGCCCGAGACGCTGCGCTCGCAGCTGATGCGCTGGACCTTCGACCTCGACGCCAAGGGCGGCGAGATCGAGCCGGTGGCGCTGACGGAGTTTATGTGCGAGTTCCCGCGCTGCGACGAACGCTACAGCGGCAGGCCGTATCGGCATGGCTTCGTGCTGGCCTACGACCCGACGCTGCCGTTCGATGCTTCGCTCGGCGCGCCGCCGTTCCAGTTCTTCAACCAGCTGGCGCATGTGGATGTGGTGGCCGGCACCAGCGAGGCCTGGTTCCCGGGCGATGCGCAGTGCTTCCAGGAGCCGATCTTCGTGCCCCGCGCGGAGGACGCGCCGGAAGGCGACGGCTATGTGATCGCGTTGCTGAACCACCTGCATGGCGAGAATACGGAACTGGTGGTACTCGATTCGCTGCGCATGGCCGATGGCCCGGTGGCGCGGATCAAGCTGCCGTTGCGGATGCGCATGTCGCTGCATGGAAATTGGACGCCGGCCAAGGCGCTGGCGGCGCTGCACGACTGAGCGCACGCAATGCAGGGCTGAGCGCGGTAGCTGGTGGCACAGGTGGCGCCGCCGGTCGCGCCAGGCCTGGACGAACGCGAGTTTTTAGCCTGACCCGATGCGATGGCCGCGTTCGCGCTTGGCAGAGCTGGGTGCGGCGTCGCCTTGTCCGCAGCATTGCGCCCGGGCAGGGGATGCTGCCCGGCCGCCGACGGACTCGGCGGCAGAGGCGAATTCCTACGCGCGGCCCGGGGCTTGGCCGATAGCGGGCGGTCCATCGGCGCGCGAGGCTGGCGATACGGTTTCGTCGCGGTGGTCGCGCTACCAGCATCTGCCTGCAATGGTCGCGAACATGGCTGTCGCGTGTCCCTCTGTCCCTGTCCGCGCCAAGGAGTGGCGATCGCATGCAGCAGTGTCCAGGATCTGCGAATGGCCATGCGGCCGTAGCGCCGGCGTCTGCGCCGACCTCTGCGCCCTCGCAGCGCAGCGCGGTCGCGCCGTTCGGCATCGCCGTCGCCGCCAGCCTCGCCGCCGGCGTGCTGGCGATGTTGTGGCTGCCGCGGCTGGCGCCGTGGCCAGTGTCGCTGGCGCTGTTGCTCGGTGGCAGCGCCGTGTGGATCGGCCTGCCGCGCTGGCGCTGGCTGGGCGCCTTCGCCGTGGGCAGCGGCTGGCTGGGGCTGATCGCCGGCATGGTCCTGGCGCGGCAATTGCCCGCCGACTGGGAAAAGCGCGTGGCCACGCTGAGCGGGCAGGTGCTGGAGTTGCCGCAGGCCGAGCTGCGCCGCACCCGCTTCCTGTTCCGGGTGGATGCCGATGCCGCGCAGCCGGCGCCGTTGCGTGGGCGCCTGCTGCAATTGGCCTGGTACGACGGTTTCGGGGCGCACGTGCCCGGGCCGCGCACCGCGCTGCACGCCGGCGCGCGCTGGCGCCTGAGCGTGCGCCTGCGCGCGCCACGCGGGCTCAGCAATCCCGGCGGCTTCGACGCCGAGGCGTATGCGCTGGCGCAGCGGATCAGCGCCAGCGGCTACGTGGCCGCGCCAGGCGAGGCCGCCGAACTGGCGCCGGCGCGCGGCATCGATGCCTGGCGTGATTCTCTGTCGGCGCGGATCGCGGCGGCGGTGCCGAATGCGTCGGCGCGCTACGTGCAGGCGTTGGCGCTCGGCGACACGCGCAGGCTGGACGATCGCGACTGGCGCATCCTGCGCGCCGCCGGGCTGACCCACCTGATCGCGATCTCCGGTTTCCATGTCGGCCTGGTCGCCGGCGCGTTCGCGCTGCTCGGCGGCGGCCTGTGGCGGCTGTGGCCGCGGCTGGGGCGGCATTGGCCGCGGCGCCAGGCCGCCGCGTTGCTGGCGGTGCTCGGCGCTGGCGGCTACACCCTGCTGTCGGGCATGGCGCTGCCCACCGTGCGGACCGCGCTGATGATCGCGGTCGTCGTGGTCGCACGGCTGTGGCGGCGCCCGGTGCGGGTGGTCGATGCGTTGGCGCTGGCGGCGATCGCCATGCTCGCCTTCGATCCGTTGGCGGTGCTGTCGGCCGGCTTCTGGCTGAGCTTCCTTGGCGTGGCCTGGCTGGCCTGGTGCATGCCGGCCGCCGGCCGCGGCTGGCGCGACAGGCTGCGTGAGTTCCTGTCGGCGCAGGGCGTGGCCACGCTGGGCCTGCTGCCGCTGAGCACGATGCTGTTCGGCCAGGCCTCGGCTGTCGGCCCGCTCGCCAACCTGCTGGCGATCCCGTGGTGGAGCCTGGTGGTGGTACCGCTGGCACTGCTCGGCACCGCGCTGGAGGCGGTGCATGCCGGCGCCGGGAGTTGGGCATGGCGCGCGGCGGCGACGTGTTTCGACCTGACCTGGCCGTTGTTCACCGCGCTCGGCGAAAGCCGCTTCGCGTTGTGGTGGCTGCCGGAGGCGCGCGACTGGGCGCTGCCGCTGGCGCTGCTGGGCGCGTTCTGGCTGTTGCTGCCGCGCGCGGTGCCGGGCAAACCGCTGGCGGCGCTGCTGTGGCTGCCGCTGTTCTGGCCGCCGCTGCAGCGGCCCGCGCCTGGCGAGGTGGAACTGGTGATGATCGATGTCGGCCAGGGGCTGTCGGTACTGGTGCGCACCGCGCGGCACCAGCTGCTGTACGACGCCGGCCCGGCGATCAAGGACGGCTACGACGCCGGCGAACGTGCGGTGGTGCCGGCGCTGCACGCGCTCGGCGTGGCGCGGCTGGACCGGGCCGTGATCAGCCATGGCGACAACGACCATGCCGGCGGCTTCGAGGCGGTGCGCGCGGCGCTGCCGGTCGGCCTGGCCGAGGCGCCGGCCGGCGCGCCGGTCCGGGTGGACCGGCCGTGTCTGGCCGGAACCGCCTGGGAGTGGGATGGGGTGCGCTTGCGTTTCCTGCATCCCGCGCCAGGCTTTCCCTATTTCGGCAACGAGTCGAGCTGCGTGCTGCGCGTGGAAAGCGCGCATGGCGCGATGCTGCTGACCGGCGACATCGGCGAGGTGGTCGAGAGCCGCCTGCTGCGCCAGGCGCCGCAGGACCTGCGCGCCGAGGTGGTGCTGGCGCCGCATCACGGCAGCGCGCATTCCTCGCAAGCGGCCTTCGTCGCCGCCACCGGCGCGCGGCTGGTGCTGATCTCGGCCGGCGAAGGCAACCGCTTCGGCCATCCGCGGGCGGCGGTGGTGGCGCGCTGGCAGGCGTCCGGCGCCGAGGTCGCCACCACCCCGCAGGGCGGCGCGCTGCGCGTGTGGCTGGGACGCGCCGGCCTGCAACTGCGCGAGCGGCGGCCGTGGCGGGCGCGGCTGTGGGATGCCGCGGAGCGGGCGCGGGCGGCTGCTATCCTATCGGCCAGTGAACGAACGGCCGAACGTGCCGGAGGATTGCGACGTGTGGGAACTGGTCAAGGCCGGCGGCTGGCCGATGGTGCCATTGCTGCTGTTGGGCGTGGTCGCACTGGCGATCGTCCTGGAGCGGTTCTGGAGCCTGCGCCGTAGCGAAGTGCTGCCGCCGGGGCTGGGCCAGGAAGTGCGCAACTGGGCCACGCGCGGCAAGCTCGACCCGACCCATATCGAATCGCTGCGGCGCAATTCGCCGCTGGGCGAACTGCTCGCCGCCGGGCTGGACGTGCGCAACCGGCCGCGCGAGGTCGTGCGCGAACGCATCGAGGACACCGGCCGCCACGTCGTGCATCGCATGGAGCGGTTCCTGAACGCATTGGGCACGGTGGCGTCGGCCGGGCCGCTGCTCGGCCTGCTCGGCACCGTGGTCGGCATGATCCAGATGTTCCTGGGCATCCTCGATCACGGCGTCGGCGACGTGAACCAGCTCGCCGGCGGTATCGGCAAGGCGCTGGTGTGCACCGCCACCGGCATGATCATCGCGGTGCCGGCGCTGGTCTTCCATCGCTATTTCAAGAGCCGCATCGCCGGCTACATCATCGAGATGGAGCGCGAAGCCACCGCCCTGAACGATGTCCTCGACGGCCACGACCGCCCCGGCGCTGCAGCGCCGGCCGCGGCGCGCTCGGCTTCGCGCCCCCGTGCCGCAACGCCGGCCAAGGGCTGAGCCGGTGCGGATTCGCGACGACCGCGGCCAGGACGAGCCGCATATCGACCTGGTGCCCCTGATCGACGTCATCCTGGTCCTGATCATCTTCTTCGTGGTGACCACCACCTTCGACGCCCGTTCCACGCTGCAGCTGCAGCTGCCCAACGCCAGCGACCAGCACAACCCGGCGCCGCCGCGCGCGCTGAGCGTGCTGGTCAACGCCGACGGGCACTATTTCATCAACGACCAGGAAGTGCTGCGCACCGACGTGGAGTCGGTCAAGCGCAGCATCGCCCGGGTCGCCGGCGACGACCGCGCACAGCCGGTGCTGCTGCGCGCCGATGCGCGCACTCCCTACCAGGCCGTGGTCACCGCGCAGGACGCGCTGGGCCAGCTCGGCTTCCGCCGCATCGCCATCGCCACCGCGCCGGAAGTCAAACGGTGAGCGGCAAAATGGCACCGGTCTGGCCGATCTACCGTCGGCTACTCGGATATACCCGCGCCTATTGGGTGATGCTGGCGGCCGCGCTGGTGGCGATGGTGGTGGAAGCCACCGCCGGCTATTTCTTCACCCGGCTGATGGATCCGCTGGTCAACCGCGGCTTCGTCAATCCCGAGGCGCGCATGGCGGTGCTGCTGCCGCTGGCGATCCTGGGCCTGTTCCTGATGCGCAGCGTCGCCACCTTCGTCGGCGACTACTGCATGGCGCGCACCGGGCGCAGCGTGGTGCGCGACCTGCGCGAGCAGGTGCTGGCCAAGTACCTGCACCTGCCGTCCTCGCATTTCGACGTCGAGGCCACGC
Protein-coding regions in this window:
- a CDS encoding DNA internalization-related competence protein ComEC/Rec2, producing the protein MLWLPRLAPWPVSLALLLGGSAVWIGLPRWRWLGAFAVGSGWLGLIAGMVLARQLPADWEKRVATLSGQVLELPQAELRRTRFLFRVDADAAQPAPLRGRLLQLAWYDGFGAHVPGPRTALHAGARWRLSVRLRAPRGLSNPGGFDAEAYALAQRISASGYVAAPGEAAELAPARGIDAWRDSLSARIAAAVPNASARYVQALALGDTRRLDDRDWRILRAAGLTHLIAISGFHVGLVAGAFALLGGGLWRLWPRLGRHWPRRQAAALLAVLGAGGYTLLSGMALPTVRTALMIAVVVVARLWRRPVRVVDALALAAIAMLAFDPLAVLSAGFWLSFLGVAWLAWCMPAAGRGWRDRLREFLSAQGVATLGLLPLSTMLFGQASAVGPLANLLAIPWWSLVVVPLALLGTALEAVHAGAGSWAWRAAATCFDLTWPLFTALGESRFALWWLPEARDWALPLALLGAFWLLLPRAVPGKPLAALLWLPLFWPPLQRPAPGEVELVMIDVGQGLSVLVRTARHQLLYDAGPAIKDGYDAGERAVVPALHALGVARLDRAVISHGDNDHAGGFEAVRAALPVGLAEAPAGAPVRVDRPCLAGTAWEWDGVRLRFLHPAPGFPYFGNESSCVLRVESAHGAMLLTGDIGEVVESRLLRQAPQDLRAEVVLAPHHGSAHSSQAAFVAATGARLVLISAGEGNRFGHPRAAVVARWQASGAEVATTPQGGALRVWLGRAGLQLRERRPWRARLWDAAERARAAAILSASERTAERAGGLRRVGTGQGRRLADGAIAAVGRGRTGDRPGAVLEPAP
- a CDS encoding aldehyde dehydrogenase family protein, with protein sequence MNKSQDQNKFSSQYIAGQWRPGTAGTVLQDRNPYDQSLLTEIADASRADLDAAYRSAEAVQRDWARALPGERAAVFLRAAAVIDRRHAEIVDWLIAESGSTRLKAEMEWGSLRAGTLAAATMPSRVAGRILPVDVAGKESRVYRSPIGVVGVISPWNWPLHLSNRSVAPALALGNGVVLKPAEDTPVTGGLLLASIYEEAGLPPGLFNVVVGQVSEIGDAFTLHPIPKFISFTGSTRVGRRIGELAVTGPRLKRVGLELGGNAPCVVLDDADLERAVTGAIVGRFLHQGQICMSSNRIIVQAPLYDRFVEAFVERARGLKVGDPNLAETVIGPLINARQLQAATERLAAARAQGLRQVLGGAPIGQVLPPQVFVDVANDSALAQTEQFCPIAPLIRATDEEDALRIANDTEFGLSSAVFTRDEARGLRFARRIEAGMTHINDITPNDDPSNMFGGEKNSGIGRFNSDWIIAELTTDHWISVQQEACAYPF
- a CDS encoding carotenoid oxygenase family protein → MSMLFPTTPEFTGLYKPSRVEADVVDLEIEGEVPAELAGVFFQVSPDSHYPPMLGKDIFFNGDGLVSAFRFDRGRVSLRRRYVQTDRLLAQRREGRSLTGVYRNVYTNDPLAAANNTTANTTVLFHGGVLLAMKEDALPYALDPHTLQTRGVWDFGGQITSATFTAHPKLDPDNGDLLCFAYEAKGDGTPDIAYFEIDAAGRLKKEVWFKAPYAAMIHDFAVTEKHVVFPLIPLTVDLERMRQGGQHFQWQPDLPQLFGVLPRDGGAEDIRWFTGPKDGFQGHTLNAYEEHGRLHLDMPVTSGNVFYFFPQADGSVPSPETLRSQLMRWTFDLDAKGGEIEPVALTEFMCEFPRCDERYSGRPYRHGFVLAYDPTLPFDASLGAPPFQFFNQLAHVDVVAGTSEAWFPGDAQCFQEPIFVPRAEDAPEGDGYVIALLNHLHGENTELVVLDSLRMADGPVARIKLPLRMRMSLHGNWTPAKALAALHD
- a CDS encoding MotA/TolQ/ExbB proton channel family protein, which translates into the protein MWELVKAGGWPMVPLLLLGVVALAIVLERFWSLRRSEVLPPGLGQEVRNWATRGKLDPTHIESLRRNSPLGELLAAGLDVRNRPREVVRERIEDTGRHVVHRMERFLNALGTVASAGPLLGLLGTVVGMIQMFLGILDHGVGDVNQLAGGIGKALVCTATGMIIAVPALVFHRYFKSRIAGYIIEMEREATALNDVLDGHDRPGAAAPAAARSASRPRAATPAKG
- a CDS encoding TetR/AcrR family transcriptional regulator, with translation MKGKPRQHYFTVSFSYKLCSLRRSYIGNRAPKGLSFRIDETTQMRKKTEARRLSFVNTAGKLFTERGFDAVTMEAIAAAAGTSKVTLYGYYPSKDALFEAFVVEAGHGGFAALEASKDDADLRQSLLRLGVAYLDLTTRPNVVALNRLIIGAAGRQPQLSRTFYENGPKRTLLSICDALESLMERGLLRRAPLRQAGLYFKSLCEAGILERQLWGLDPTPDPARRQAAVLSAMDAFLPAYLPPPP
- a CDS encoding ExbD/TolR family protein, whose amino-acid sequence is MRIRDDRGQDEPHIDLVPLIDVILVLIIFFVVTTTFDARSTLQLQLPNASDQHNPAPPRALSVLVNADGHYFINDQEVLRTDVESVKRSIARVAGDDRAQPVLLRADARTPYQAVVTAQDALGQLGFRRIAIATAPEVKR
- a CDS encoding FUSC family protein — protein: MDSAAAAALRMTLAALLALAIAAGLGIHHPWWAAMTVWLVAQPTRGLLLERGLARLAGTALGALVGALILRGFGGDPALLLAAIACWLALCAGLGSMFRHFRNYGVVLAGYTAAIVVLFGFDDGALDAGLALDRVVCTVLGIVCVTLASIHGVPAARGENAAVRLDALQRCCLARVEAHLRGAEPAPPGPVIAGIGALDQAIDVDLAGSLSGRRVALRMRRVCALLLELVALTLRPGAIASGLPAMAESADDRLAVLSRHALAVEQPALADALDELRQARRGPDAALLDARVLDIDLAAMLRAALRPALALAIAGALWWSTGWQMGAMMAMTAALFASLFSSNDQGNQALIHVLIGSLLGAVAGVGTRLLLPHADGLPSVLLCIAPVLLLGAWLMQRPATAKMAIDLNMTFLLTAQPGLPPVLAAVALHQAAGIIAGVLVAVATFWLILPANPKERRRLLTRRIARLGRRLEQAPDVAAAACAHRGLRAAQLRLLACTDPAREPADALHCLAWARRVLTRRRLLANAAIPRSKTGAAVAAHAESVCLHPTKDNIDEQEPRPK